The region GAGGGACAGGACGCAGAACTCGCAGAAACTACGCAGAACGAATACAGAAAATTCAATCGGAGTTTTCAAACCTTCTTGTCTTCTTCTGCGTAACTTCTGCGAATTCTGCGTACGGCCAAGTCCGATTTCATTCAATTCACGCGCCGCGCCCTGCCCTGCCAGAACGGATCGCGCAAGACGTTCTTCGTGATCTTCCCCGCCGCCGACACCGGCAGGCGCTGCGTGGTGACCTCCACCGACTTCGGGCACTTGTAGTTCGCGATCAGCGTGCGGCAGTGCGCGATCACCTCGGCCGCCGTCAGCGCGGCGCCCGGCCGCGGCACCACCACCGCATGCACGGCCTCGCCCCACTGCTCGTCGGGGATGCCGATCACCGCGCACTCGAGCACCGCCGGGTGCTTGTGGATCGCGTTCTCGACTTCGGTGGAGAAGATGTTCTCGCCGCCGGAGACGATCATGTCCTTCAGCCGGTCGACGATGTAGACGAAGCCGTCCTCGTCCATCCATGCGCCGTCGCCGGTGTACATCCAGCCGTCCGCCTTCACCGCATCGGTCGCGTCGGGCTTGCCCCAGTAGCCCAGCATGATGCCGTCGCCCCGCGCGGCGATCTCGCCCACCTCGCCGCGCGGCACTTCCTTCCGGTCGGGCCCGACGATCCTGACCTGCCAGCCATAGCTCGCGCAGCCAGCGGACTTCAGCCGCTTCGCCGTGGCGCCTTCGAGGGCGTGGTGCTCCCAGGCGAGCGTGGTGATGACGGACGAGGTCTCCGTGAGTCCATAGCCCTGGAAGAACTGCCAGGTCGGCAACCTGGCCATGGCGCCGCGCAGCACGGACTCGGGAATCGGCGAGCCGCCGTAGTGGCAGCGCTTCACGCTCGACAGGTCGTGGTCCGCAAGCGCGGGATCGTTGATCAGCGTATTGACCATCACCGGGATGAGCAGCGCGTAGTTGACCTGGTTGCGCTCGATCGCGCGCATCGCCGGCACCGGTTCGAACTTGGGCAGGATGACGTTGGTGCCGCCCGCCAGCGCCACGGTGAAGGCCGGCGAAGCCCCGCCCAGGTGGAAGAAGCCGGCGACGTGCATGTACACGGTCGCCTGCGACACCTGCAGGCAGCCGATCCAGTTCAGCGAAGCGAACAGGATGTTGCGGTGCGACAGCATCACGCCCTTGGGATGGCCGGTGGTGCCGCCGGTGTAGAAGATGCCGCACACCGCGTCCCCGCCTGCGCCATCGGGCTCCTGCGCCGGCTCCGCCTGCGCGAGCAGCGCTTCGGCGCCGTGCATGCCCTCGGGCGCCGGGCCCTCCCCGATGAAGATCGCGTGGTCCACGCCACCGTCGGCCTGCAGCGCCCGCGCGACGTCGGCGAACGATTCGTCGACGCACAGCACGCGCGCGTCGCAATCGCGCAGCGCATAAGTCGTCTCGGCCACCGCCCAGCGCGTGTTGAGCGGCACGAACACGCCGCCGGCCCAGGAGACCGCGTAGAACATCTCGAAGTACCGGTCGCTGTTGAGCGAGAGGATCGCGACGCGCGCGCCCTCGCGCACGCCCAGGGATTGGAGCGCGGCGGCAAGACGCTGCACGCGGGCGAGCGTCTCGCCCCAGGTGCGCGAGCGTTCGCCGAACACGGTGCTCGTATGCGAGGCATGGAGCTGCGCGGAGCGCTGCAGCGAATGGACGAAATTCATGGGGCTTCCCGGTACTCTGTTAACCCGGCCTCGCGCCGGAATCCACGTCTTCCTCACTGGCGCGCGTCATGCCGGACAGGTCGGCCCGCGGCGTGAGGCGCTTTTCCACCGCGAGTGCGTCGCGCAGCGTCGCGCGCACGAGCAGGTCCAGCTCGCGGCGCAGCGCCGGTGCGGGCGCGGCATCGGCACCGGGCTCGAAGAGCCAGTCCGTCAGGCGCGCCACCCGGCGCTCGGCGTTGCGCAGCGCTTCTTCCAGCTGCGCCTGCGTGGCCTGCGGCGGCAGCGCAGGCGCGGGATCGACCGGCGGCGCCACACCCGCCGACAGCGCACGCTGCACGACCGCCGCGCATCCCGCTTCGAGCACCGCGATGCGTTCGCGCAGCAGCGCCGGCGACCACACCGCCATGCCCTGCAGCTTGTCCAGCACGTCGATCACGCCGGCGAACTGCGAGTGCGCCGCATCGGACACGAGCTCCGGTGCCACGCCTTCGCGCAGCGAATTGCGCAGGGTCTCGATGAGGCCGGCCAAGGTGCTCACGGCAGCTCCCCGATCAGGCGGTTCAATTCCATCAGCGCCGGCGCCACCTGGAAGCCGATCACGGCCATGCGCACGTCGCTCGCGCGGCCGGCATCGACGCGCCGCTGCGCGCCGATCTGGATCGCGCACATCTTGAACTGCACCATCACGTCGTAATAGCGCAGCACCGCGGGACGGATGCGGATGCCGCTCCTTTCCTGGTAACGCGAGTGGAACGCCTCGCGGTCGAACAGCCCGCCGACCCGCGCGGTGCCGGCCGCGAAGGTGCGCGACTGCGCCCAGGCGAGGTCCTCGTGCGGATCGCCCAGGTGCACCGTCTCCCAGTCGAGGATCGCCGTGATGCGCCCGTCCTGCTGCAGGAAGTTGCCGACGCGGTAGTCGCCGTGCACGACGGTGACATGTTCGGCTTGCGGTGCGTTCGCCTCGAGCCAGCGCTGCGCGTAATGCATCTGCGGGTGCGCGCCGTCTTCGCCGAGCCCGGCATGCCGCGCCCAGTGCCGCACCTGGTGGCGCGCCACCTCGGACGCCGGCACGTTCCCCGCGAGGCCGTCCAGCCCGCCGCGCCGCCAGTCGAAGGCGTGGATCGCGGCCAGGGCGTCGGCGAAGTCCTGCGCGAGCGACGGCTGCACCTGCGCGCCATCGGCCGCGCCCGCGCCGCGCCAGGGCATGGGCGTGTCGCCCGCGACGAGGTCGGCCACCATGAAGGGCGCGCCGAGGATCGTCTCGTCGTCGCTGTAGCCGTGCACGCGCGCCACGGGAAGCGCGGGCACGTCGGCGAAGGCCTGGAGCGCCAGGTATTCGGGGCGCGCCGTATAGGGCGCGAACAGGCCGCCGGGGTCGCCCAGGCGCAGCACGAGCGGCAGCGTCCGGGCGTCGTTGCCCTCGCCGACCTCCGCGGTCAACCCGATCGTGGTCCACGAAAGGCCCACCGGAAACCGACGGAAACCCCGCACGCGCACCGGCTTGTGCCAGAGGCCCTGCAGGTAGTCCTGCAGGCGCGCCTGCAGGTCGGCCCGGGTCTGCGGCATCGCGGCCCTCACTCCGCCGGCGACGCCACCGCGGGCGCGGACGCCCCGGGGGCGGACTTGCGCGCGGTGCGTTCGCGCACCTTGTCCGCCAGGCGGCCGATCGTCCCCGTGACGCCCGTGGGCGCGAGGAAGACGACGACGATGAGCATCGCGCCATAGACGGCCGAGGTACCGGTCTTGGAAATGTGTTCTGCCAGTGTGGGCAGGAACTCGATCACGATGGCGCCCAGCACCGCGCCCCACAGCGAGTAGAGGCCGCCGACGATCGCGCCGACCAGCATGTAGAGCGACAGGTACACGTCGTAGCTGTCCGGGGAGACGAACTGCGTCACCACCGCGCTGCATGCGCCGGCCACGCCGGTGATCAGCGCCGACAGGCCGAAGGCGATGCACTTGATCCGCGCGACGTCCACGCCCATCGCGGCGGCGGCCACCGGGTTGTCGCGCGCGGCGCGCATGGCGCGCCCGAGCCGCCCGCGCACGAGCTGCGCCGCGCCGGCGAAGCACAGGAGCACCACGCAGATCGTGAGCGCGTAGAGCCACTGGTCGGGCGACAGCGGCAGGCCGAACGGCGCCTTCGGCTTGTCGAGCACGATGCCCTGGACGCCGCCGGTCCACGGCGCGAAGACCTTGTAGCGGATGAGCGGCGGAACCGCCATCGCGAGGCCGAAGGTGGCGAGCGCGAGGTGGTGCGTCGACAGGCGGATCGCCGGGATGCCGAACAGGTAGCCGAACACGAAGCACAGCGCCGCCGCCGGCACGATGCTGGCCCAGTACGGCAGGCCGAAGGAGGCGATCAGCACGGCGGCCGAATAGCCGCCGAACGCGAAGAACGCGCCCTGCCCCAGCGAGATCTGCCCGACGAAGCCGGTGAGCAGCACGATGCCCAGGAGCGCCAGGGCGTAGATCGCGAGCGAACTGAGCTTGAGCAGCTGGTAGCCGCTCGCCGCGAAGAGCGGCAGCAGGAGGACGCCCGCGAGCAGGACGTTGCGCGCGGCCGGGTGGCGATGGAAGAAGTTGGACATGCGCGGACTCGGGACGCTAGACACGGGACACGATGCGCCGCCCGAAGACACCCGAGGGCCAGACGAGGAGCACGAGGATGATGAGCACCAGCGCGGCAGGCAGCTTGAGCTCGGTGCCGATCACGTAGGCGCCGAGGATGTTCTCCAGGATGCCGACGACGATGCCGCCCACCATCGCGCCGCCCGGGCTGGTGAGCCCGCCGAGCAGGGCGCCCGCAAAGCTGTAGATCAGCACGCCGCCCATCATGTCCGGGTCGAGGTAGGTGATGGGCGCGACCATCATGCCCGCCACCGCGCCCACCGCGCTCGCGCCGCCCCAGCCGAGCGTGAACATGAGCGGCACCGGGATGCCGGAGAGCTGGCTGGACGCCGGG is a window of Caenimonas aquaedulcis DNA encoding:
- a CDS encoding acyl-CoA synthetase, translated to MNFVHSLQRSAQLHASHTSTVFGERSRTWGETLARVQRLAAALQSLGVREGARVAILSLNSDRYFEMFYAVSWAGGVFVPLNTRWAVAETTYALRDCDARVLCVDESFADVARALQADGGVDHAIFIGEGPAPEGMHGAEALLAQAEPAQEPDGAGGDAVCGIFYTGGTTGHPKGVMLSHRNILFASLNWIGCLQVSQATVYMHVAGFFHLGGASPAFTVALAGGTNVILPKFEPVPAMRAIERNQVNYALLIPVMVNTLINDPALADHDLSSVKRCHYGGSPIPESVLRGAMARLPTWQFFQGYGLTETSSVITTLAWEHHALEGATAKRLKSAGCASYGWQVRIVGPDRKEVPRGEVGEIAARGDGIMLGYWGKPDATDAVKADGWMYTGDGAWMDEDGFVYIVDRLKDMIVSGGENIFSTEVENAIHKHPAVLECAVIGIPDEQWGEAVHAVVVPRPGAALTAAEVIAHCRTLIANYKCPKSVEVTTQRLPVSAAGKITKNVLRDPFWQGRARRVN
- a CDS encoding phosphotransferase family protein, producing MPQTRADLQARLQDYLQGLWHKPVRVRGFRRFPVGLSWTTIGLTAEVGEGNDARTLPLVLRLGDPGGLFAPYTARPEYLALQAFADVPALPVARVHGYSDDETILGAPFMVADLVAGDTPMPWRGAGAADGAQVQPSLAQDFADALAAIHAFDWRRGGLDGLAGNVPASEVARHQVRHWARHAGLGEDGAHPQMHYAQRWLEANAPQAEHVTVVHGDYRVGNFLQQDGRITAILDWETVHLGDPHEDLAWAQSRTFAAGTARVGGLFDREAFHSRYQERSGIRIRPAVLRYYDVMVQFKMCAIQIGAQRRVDAGRASDVRMAVIGFQVAPALMELNRLIGELP
- a CDS encoding branched-chain amino acid ABC transporter permease, with protein sequence MSNFFHRHPAARNVLLAGVLLLPLFAASGYQLLKLSSLAIYALALLGIVLLTGFVGQISLGQGAFFAFGGYSAAVLIASFGLPYWASIVPAAALCFVFGYLFGIPAIRLSTHHLALATFGLAMAVPPLIRYKVFAPWTGGVQGIVLDKPKAPFGLPLSPDQWLYALTICVVLLCFAGAAQLVRGRLGRAMRAARDNPVAAAAMGVDVARIKCIAFGLSALITGVAGACSAVVTQFVSPDSYDVYLSLYMLVGAIVGGLYSLWGAVLGAIVIEFLPTLAEHISKTGTSAVYGAMLIVVVFLAPTGVTGTIGRLADKVRERTARKSAPGASAPAVASPAE